GCCCCCACAGGAACAGCGCCACGGTGGCGGCTATCAGGATCCAGAAGATCGTCAGGCGATCCATTCGGCCGCGCGTCTATTCCTCGGGTTCTATCACGACCCGAATGGAGGCTGATACCATCGGCGAGAGTTTGATGCGCACCTGGTGCTCGCCCAGTTCTTTGAGCGATTCCTCCAGGTCAATCTTGCGCTTGTCAAACTCCATGCCCATCTTGGCCGAGAGGGCTTCGGCGATATGGGCCGCGGTTACGGAGCCGTAGAGTTTG
This sequence is a window from Chloroflexota bacterium. Protein-coding genes within it:
- a CDS encoding 50S ribosomal protein L9 yields the protein KLYGSVTAAHIAEALSAKMGMEFDKRKIDLEESLKELGEHQVRIKLSPMVSASIRVVIEPEE